The Candidatus Neomarinimicrobiota bacterium DNA segment TCTTCCGCAACCATCTCCCGAACGAGGGCATCGAAGGTAACCTTCGGCACCCATCCTAATTTTTCTCTGGCCTTGGTGGGATCACCCACCAGTGCATCTACTTCGGCGGGCCGAAAATACCGCGGATCAATAGCGATAATGCACCTACCTTCATCGTCATAGCCCTTTTCTTCCGAATCGTGACCCTTCCAACGGATGCTCATGCCAAGCTCCGCAGCGGCTTTCTCGATAAACTCACGGACGCTGTGCTGTTCGCCGGTGGCAATGACGAAATCTTCGGGTTCATCTTGCTGGAGCATAAGCCATTGCATCTCTACGTAATCCCTGGCATGCCCCCAATCCCGGAGGGCGTCGAGATTGCCCAGGTACAGGCACTCCTGAAGCCCCACCTTGATACGGCTCAAACCCCGGGTGATCTTCCGGGTTACGAAAGTTTCACCCCGGACGGGAGACTCGTGGTTGAACAGGATACCATTACAGGCAAACAGTCCATATGCTTCACGATAATTTACCGTAATCCAGTAGGCGTAAAGCTTAGCCACAGCGTAGGGCGAGCGGGGGTA contains these protein-coding regions:
- the gmd gene encoding GDP-mannose 4,6-dehydratase translates to MQKRALITGITGQDGAYLAEFLLEKGYEVHGIKRRSSLFNTDRIDHIYQDPHEKNPRFILHYGDMTDPTNLIHIIQKIQPEEIYNLAAQSHVAVSFEMPAYTALADATGALHLLEAIRILGLAKKTKYYQASSSELYGKAQEVPQKETTPFYPRSPYAVAKLYAYWITVNYREAYGLFACNGILFNHESPVRGETFVTRKITRGLSRIKVGLQECLYLGNLDALRDWGHARDYVEMQWLMLQQDEPEDFVIATGEQHSVREFIEKAAAELGMSIRWKGHDSEEKGYDDEGRCIIAIDPRYFRPAEVDALVGDPTKAREKLGWVPKVTFDALVREMVAEDLKTAQRDSLIKQHGYKIYDYHE